In Microbacterium esteraromaticum, the following proteins share a genomic window:
- a CDS encoding polyribonucleotide nucleotidyltransferase — MEGPEITATEAVLDNGRFGTRTVRFETGRLAQQAQGSVAAYLDDETMLLSATSAGKHPREGFDFFPLTVDVEERSYAAGKIPGSFFRREGRPSTEAILVCRLIDRPLRPSFVDGLRNEVQIVITVLSIAPGEYYDALAINAASASTQISGLPFSGPIAGVRLAFIPGHGEHADQWVAFPTAEQVSEAVFDLIVAGRVVTKADGTEDVAIMMVEAEATEGSWNLIKAGATKPNEDVVAAGLEASKPFIAQLVKAQAELAATASKEPGVYPVFPAYSSEVYDFVAGRAYDELVGVYQIADKQERQSADDAIKDRVKAELIEATEAGDLPAAAPLEFSAAYKSVTKKIVRGRILTDGVRIDGRGLADIRPLDAEVQVIPRVHGSAIFQRGETQIMGVTTLNMLKMEQQIDSLSPTTSKRYMHHYNFPPYSTGETGRVGSPKRREIGHGFLAERALVPVLPSREEFPYAIRQVSEALSSNGSTSMGSVCASTLSLLNAGVPLRAPVAGIAMGLVSDEVDGETRYAALTDILGAEDALGDMDFKVAGTSEFVTAIQLDTKLDGIPSSVLAGALTQARDARLTILNVLNAAIDAPDEMAPTAPRVISVQIPVDKIGELIGPKGKTINAIQDETGAQISIEEDGTVYIGATDGPSAEAARAQVNAIANPTNPEVGEQFLGTVVKIATFGAFVSLLPGKDGLLHVTEVRKLAGGKRVENVDDVLSVGQKLLVRITKIDDRGKLSLEPVIDDAPAEGAAEAVSAETAEA; from the coding sequence TTGGAAGGTCCTGAAATCACCGCCACCGAGGCCGTTCTCGACAACGGCCGCTTCGGCACCCGCACCGTCCGCTTCGAGACCGGACGCCTCGCCCAGCAGGCGCAGGGCTCGGTCGCGGCCTACCTCGACGACGAGACCATGCTCCTGTCGGCCACCAGCGCAGGCAAGCACCCGCGCGAAGGGTTCGACTTCTTCCCGCTGACGGTCGACGTCGAGGAGCGCTCGTACGCCGCCGGAAAGATCCCCGGCTCGTTCTTCCGCCGCGAGGGCCGCCCCTCGACCGAGGCGATCCTCGTCTGCCGTCTGATCGACCGTCCACTGCGCCCGTCGTTCGTCGACGGCCTGCGCAACGAGGTCCAGATCGTCATCACCGTGCTGTCGATCGCCCCGGGCGAGTACTACGACGCTCTGGCGATCAACGCGGCCTCCGCCTCGACCCAGATCTCGGGTCTGCCGTTCTCGGGCCCGATCGCCGGCGTCCGCCTGGCCTTCATCCCCGGTCACGGCGAGCACGCCGACCAGTGGGTCGCGTTCCCGACCGCGGAGCAGGTCTCCGAGGCCGTGTTCGACCTGATCGTCGCCGGTCGCGTCGTGACCAAGGCCGACGGCACCGAAGACGTCGCGATCATGATGGTCGAGGCAGAGGCGACCGAGGGCAGCTGGAACCTGATCAAGGCCGGCGCCACCAAGCCGAACGAGGACGTCGTGGCCGCGGGCCTCGAGGCCTCGAAGCCGTTCATCGCGCAGCTCGTGAAGGCTCAGGCCGAACTGGCAGCGACCGCCTCGAAGGAGCCGGGCGTCTACCCGGTCTTCCCGGCATACAGCAGCGAGGTCTACGACTTCGTGGCCGGCCGTGCGTACGACGAGCTCGTCGGCGTCTACCAGATCGCCGACAAGCAGGAGCGCCAGAGCGCCGATGACGCGATCAAGGACCGCGTCAAGGCGGAGCTCATCGAGGCGACCGAGGCGGGCGACCTGCCCGCGGCGGCCCCGCTGGAGTTCTCGGCGGCGTACAAGTCGGTCACCAAGAAGATCGTGCGCGGACGCATCCTCACCGATGGTGTGCGCATCGACGGCCGCGGCCTGGCGGACATCCGTCCGCTCGACGCAGAGGTGCAGGTCATCCCGCGTGTGCACGGCTCGGCGATCTTCCAGCGCGGCGAGACCCAGATCATGGGCGTCACCACGCTGAACATGCTCAAGATGGAGCAGCAGATCGACTCGCTGTCGCCCACGACGAGCAAGCGCTACATGCACCACTACAACTTCCCGCCCTACTCGACCGGTGAGACCGGCCGGGTGGGCTCGCCGAAGCGACGCGAGATCGGGCACGGCTTCCTCGCCGAGCGCGCCCTCGTGCCGGTGCTGCCCAGCCGCGAGGAGTTCCCCTACGCGATCCGTCAGGTCTCCGAGGCGCTGAGCTCGAACGGCTCCACCTCGATGGGCTCCGTCTGCGCGTCGACCCTCTCGCTGCTGAACGCCGGTGTGCCGCTGCGCGCACCTGTCGCGGGCATCGCGATGGGCCTCGTGTCCGACGAGGTCGACGGTGAGACCCGCTACGCGGCGCTCACCGACATCCTCGGTGCCGAGGACGCCCTCGGCGACATGGACTTCAAGGTCGCCGGGACCAGCGAGTTCGTGACGGCGATCCAGCTCGACACCAAGCTCGACGGCATCCCGTCGTCGGTGCTGGCCGGTGCGCTGACGCAGGCGCGCGACGCCCGCCTGACGATCCTCAACGTGCTGAACGCCGCGATCGACGCCCCCGACGAGATGGCGCCCACCGCGCCGCGCGTCATCAGCGTCCAGATCCCGGTCGACAAGATCGGCGAGCTGATCGGCCCCAAGGGCAAGACGATCAATGCGATCCAGGACGAGACCGGTGCGCAGATCTCCATCGAGGAGGACGGCACCGTCTACATCGGCGCGACCGACGGCCCCTCGGCCGAGGCCGCCCGCGCCCAGGTGAACGCGATCGCCAACCCCACCAACCCTGAGGTCGGCGAGCAGTTCCTCGGCACCGTCGTGAAGATCGCCACCTTCGGCGCCTTCGTCTCGCTGCTGCCAGGCAAGGACGGCCTGCTGCATGTCACCGAGGTGCGCAAGCTGGCTGG